From Quercus robur chromosome 8, dhQueRobu3.1, whole genome shotgun sequence:
gaaattAGCAACAAAAGTACTCATAAAGGACTTTGGAAATTCATcaagattgaaaaataaaagagaatgaaTATGAGGGTTCCCAAATTCCTTCAATACAACACATGAAACTCCATCAATTGACATGCGTCGAGTTAATCCTTCAAAGCGGGACTCTTGTTTTGAGAGAACATGACAAAAACTCAAATCCTTCATCTTCCGGAGTATGATCTCGCGTAAGATATCATGGAGTCGACATTTTCTAACTTTCCCAGATATGTCAACATATGATACTTGAACCAAGCTTCTGTGGATTAATTCAGTCAAGTATTCTTGTGCAACTTCCTCAAATGTTTTACCCTCCAATTCCTTCACAAATCCTTCAGCTATCCATTGTCTAATCAATTTGATGCAACTAATGGAGTAGTCTTCTGGATACATACCAAGGTATAATAAGCAAGATTTGAGGTGGCATGGCAAGTCTTCATAACTTAAGGACAAGATTTTATCGACACCTGTAAGATGGGGATTTCTTCCTAACTCAAACCCAACACTATCATGCAAGTTTTGCCATTCAAAGACAGTTTTGTCTTTGGTTGACAAAAGACCACCTATAGCAACAATTGCAAGTGGTAAGCCTTTGCACTTCTCAACAATGTCCTTAGACAATTTCTCCAATATTGGGGGACAACGTCCTCCAAATTCAAATTGGAACGCCCTTTTGCAGAATAGCTCCCATGCCTCATCAGGAGTTAGTGGTTGCAATTCGAAAACATGAACATGTGAagattttttacaaaaactagCCACCTCCCTATTACGTGTTGTGATCATAATTCTACCACCCTTATTATTATCAGGTAAAGCATGTTTTATACCCTCCCAAAAGTCAATTTTCCATACATCATCAAATATGACCACATACGTTTTTAGCTGTAAGTAATCTCTTAATTTTCTTACCAATGATTGTTCGTCCATTGTGTCAATTCCTGGCATAGGAAGCTCATTTCTGGCCTCACGAAATTGCTTTATGATGCTCCTTAATAGATCTTGTATGTTGTAAGATTGAGACACTGAAATCCACGCATAGCATTCAAAGTGTCCTCTAACCATTTGATGATCATAGATTTTTTTGGCAAGTGTGGTCTTGCCTAGACCCCCCATTCCTACTACCGAAATTACAATACGATGAGGTTGTCCTTCTACCAACCAGCCTATCAATTCATTTCTAGAAGATTCAATTCCAACAACATCAGTATCCTCAAGATAAAGGGAGTCCTTTCGAGGGTCTTGCCACCTAACATTCTGAGTACCACTGCTTGATCCCTGACCAGTGGATTGGAAGCCATATCTTTCACTTCTTGCCTTGATTTTCTGCACTGATGCTTTGATCTTCTGAATCTTAGTGGCTGTTTCATGGTGAGGTTTTAACATTGAAAATAAGCGAGCAGATTTATGGAGGAACCAACTGAATCCCTGAAGCCGATGGGGATGATGTTGTGCCATCTCAAGCAAGTACTCGTCCATGAAAACATCCATGTGGAAAGCTACTTCTTTGACTTGTTTCACCCAAGTTTTGACACCCTCGCTCATGTCCTCCTCTGCTGCGGCCCTTGCATCTGCATCCTTAAGGAAGGACTGAATGCTCTCCAGTTCATCTTTGATGTCAGCTACTTCTTCATGAATGTCTTGTAACAGTGTTGCTTCTTCGCTCAACAAGGAAATGAGCTTCTCAGTAAGAGCGGATATCGCAGCCTCTGCCATATATGTAGCCTATCTTCTTACTCCAGTGTTATTTCGTCTGAATTTGGCTGTTCTCTGTGATCAGATATTGCCTGAGATTGAGCTCGTGTGGATCAAATCCACTTTcctaaaacttttttctttcactctctttctttctctctctcaaacttgAATAGATGAGACTGTGTACGAAGCAAAAATACAGAGTTGAAAAGGATAAGAAaattagagcatctccaatagacTAGTTAAAGCCATTTTTTGAgagcaaacccaaaaaaaaaacagttccAACAGACTCTCTGAAAggaaaatttttccaaattttttttgggagttgcTACAGTAGCTCTCTGTAGCAACTCCAAATGAATTTTTCTcctttaaaaaatcaaacaactCAATAAAAAACAATTCTTTCTCCCTCACAGACTCAAACGTCTCACataatcaaaacacaaaacaaaatctatttCTTATTATAACAGCAAAGTTAAATCAGAACaagaaaataaggagaaaaaaaatgtcaagcCGATCTGACCCAGTCTGGCGGTGGAGAGGCGGACGAGGCGCTGCTGCTTGGTGAACGCCGATCTCCGCCGGCTTTGTCCTTCCGGCGACACTTGATCTCCACCGGCCTTCTCCCCCTCTCTCTGCtgcgttctctctctctctctctctctctcttctgtttTCTCTGATGTGATAAATGTGTAACTGTGAGCAAAATAGAATAACGcgtctcaatttttttttttttttttttttggggataaaaaGAACGGTTGAAATTGAGTAATCAATTGTGTGTGAAAATGTGTTGTCTTTAAAATTAGTAGGTTGAAATAAAATTGAGTTAAtatcttggtttttttttttttttggtatgtaaTCATGTGATATAGTATTTAATATTAGATAGgtctctttttttgagaaaaaatagaaagagataattaattagttaattaattaaaagttatttaattattaaataacaacaataataataattaaaaaaaaataagccgTGAAAAATTTAATGCATAAATTCATTCCAAATTATAGAGATTTGATAAATTTCAAGACTAATATagatttgataaataaaaaataatacaagcatgaaaaatatgatcattaaaaaaaaccattggAAAGTAGGattgttgaaaattaaaaatgaataaataaaaactaacaactCATGACTATATTATTTGTTCTCTTCAATGTTATTGATTCCGTGCCGTTTCGGCCGGAATGACCGGAATATTTTGTACCGATATGCAAACTGGTACGAGAATATCTCACGTTTCACCTCGGATCAGATTTCGGCCTATTTCGGGTCATTCCGACTAATTTCAACCGAAATGCAAATTTCAACCGATACAAGATTTTgacgaaaaaaataaaaaaaaataaaaaaaattcctacctcCTCCTTCTGGGTTTTGTgcttttcttccttctcttcttcttcttcttaattttggtctctgcttcttcttcttcttttttctttcttcttcttcctcttcttcttcttctcttggTTTCGGTCTACTACCTAACtacctcttcttctttatttgtgtgtCCTTGGCTGTCCTCCACTtgtgtttagactttagagcCTTTAGGCTttagatattttctttgttttgtggtgTTTGGGAGCCCCATGTAATACTCATTCCTTCCAGGCTCTTTTGTTTTGTccgtttgaatttaattaacattttttttgtttttttttttttgtttttgtgaacCTCACGTGACTCATAATAAAAAGGAAACTTTCAACCTTTTAATTCCACAATcactaaaattagaaaaagcaTAGGGctataaaaatttttacaactttttgtcATAATTGGGATGTGATAGAGTGtgattagtgaaaaaaaaaattatatacttatAACTTTAAAACcttcaataatttattatatggattttttttatcaataatatatatatatatatatatatatatttataaaatagtaATAAGCCTGAAATAGTACGCAACGGTACACCGAAATAGGCTGGTACCGAAACATTCCGTTCCAATGGACAAACCGAAACGGGGTCCGAAAaggtattcataacattggtTATCTCAAGTGCTTCAAGAGatccattgaaaaaaaaaaaagaccaaccacaattttaaaatttttacccattgagagttagaaaatatagttgggaataaataaagaaggattaaaaaaaagaataaagaaagattaaagaatgaatgaagaaataatatttaaataagatagagaaaagatagagagtttgttggaaagtgtatttgaaaaagtaagttGGTAAAAAGTAAATATAACTGTTCACTctccaaatagtacaaaaatttgaagagtctgttggagatgctcttataaCCAACAAAATGAAAGATTTCCAcagaaaattataagtttataaccaAAGATGTCACGTGGGTACCAAAGATTTAGTTGGTGAGGTTGACTAGATAAGTTGGTACCAAAGATGTCACGTGGTAGATACTAACCCTTGTCGAGATAATTGTCATTGTACACTAGCATTAAACTCAAATATACAAATCTATTTCAAAATTATGGGTGTGCAGCAAACCGCCAACCTGCTCAAACCGATTTGAGCCAATCCAACTCACCGGGTTGGGTCAATTTTCAAAGGTTAATGAGTTTGATTGAgtcatgaatttttattttttttattttttttttacaatgaatTGAGTTGAGTTTGGGTCATAAGATTTATAAATCCACCTTACTTGACCAAATCTGACCCATCTATAtttaataagtttttaaattttaaaaaatatattgtataattttgttatttgcttttttgtccttcttcctaaataaaacccaaacccaaaccctaaaTTCTTCTTATATAgtatgtgtttgtttggtgTTACGCTCAtgattatttagttataaatttgttcttatttgTAGTTGTATTGTTCATGGAAGGAATTCCAAGGGGGCCCTACGAGAATTATGAAATATGATACTTTGATATTATTAATCGCGCTAACTTTGGTATGGAAGTTATACATGAACGTAATGCTCATAATTTCCCTCTAGACTTAGCATTTGTCGAAGCTCCATCCCTCGAGGGATGGATTTATAATAATTCACCTAtcccaataacaaaaaaaccTAACTTGAATGATCATGTATTAAGAGCTAAGTTGGCTAAAGGTATGGGtcataacaaaagaaaataaataaatcatttaacaaaaaaaacctaacttATAAGTGTTATCTACTATTTTATTGTTcatttaacaaaagaaaataaataaatcatcaaacTTTTTCATGCATCTCATAAGTCTACGACTATTTCCTAAAACATGTAATAGCACATGAAAGAAAGAGATCAAAACCACATAGAGAATAATTCAAAGATTTTCATATTATTGCACAAAATAAACAATTACGAGTGATTGCAATCGTACTTAGGAAAATAACAACACCAATGAGCCCATGATCAGGGCCGGCCCTAGGCTTAGGCCAATTAGGCCATTGCCTAGGGCTCCCTTACAAGAGAAGGTCCCAAATTTGGgggcaaatttttatttatttatttatttatttatttatatgtaaatatttttggaagatattaaaacattttagtttacatttttttcacTATTAAGAAGGCTCGAAGAATtaagtaatgctagagatagagataagacaaatttaaataaataggttTTACAAATAGACGTGTTACTAATCACAAgtaattcaaataggaaaatgttaaaaatactataaattttactacataatttttatttttttaattatttttatacaagataaaaattatactctagcctaatttaaatgtatatgtgtgcgAAACTTTCTTCTAAAAACCTAAATCTTGGTcactgccccccccccccccacaccccacaaaaacttatacttgtggagtgatcacTACACCAAGGATGCGTGGTGGTCtccataatttttataatttgatatgacAATGAATATGATAGGTAGATTTCAACAAACTAttgaatgcatttttgaatgaatatttgtgattggtgatatatctttgtaattcttatgttgtaaattttaggcgaaaagcacattttagtccctacattttcaagagattcccattttagtccctacattttttttttaccgcttttagtccctatcctaaaaaacgcttccattttagtccctaccgttacatcagaaacggatattgcagacgtggcaaacggcaaagttaaataataataaactaatgtccatgtggcctaaattaataataaaaaatgttttttaatgccacatcagcatctaaattaaaaaaattaatttattaattttaactaaataaaaaaaattaaaaacagaattaaaaactaaaaatcttatgaattgagatctaagtgtgccttgaacaagaataataagaacacaaacccagatccaagaacgcaaacccagaaattatttaaaaaaaaactaatcaaagcCAGAAATTCCAATCTCAAagccaacccacaaccaccaaaataaaacccacaataacccaggccaagaaaatcaacccacagccacaaacCC
This genomic window contains:
- the LOC126694210 gene encoding probable disease resistance RPP8-like protein 4 isoform X7, which translates into the protein MAEAAISALTEKLISLLSEEATLLQDIHEEVADIKDELESIQSFLKDADARAAAEEDMSEGVKTWVKQVKEVAFHMDVFMDEYLLEMAQHHPHRLQGFSWFLHKSARLFSMLKPHHETATKIQKIKASVQKIKARSERYGFQSTGQGSSSGTQNVRWQDPRKDSLYLEDTDVVGIESSRNELIGWLVEGQPHRIVISVVGMGGLGKTTLAKKIYDHQMVRGHFECYAWISVSQSYNIQDLLRSIIKQFREARNELPMPGIDTMDEQSLVNNQVLLNNVNTNLANAKLVYACEWNPNPIEALQHNLQANSVSDCCIVLEGDNRIIAPKDVADRVCLGLIPTSEGSWVTAVSIKGDCTWKAGVVDSEHIFHKGIQTLGRSGLLAKKAKPRAKELKNKPIPNYDKLVELYGKDRATGEQSEIASEMRQWWATSIGEGSMENIEDIDHLVAQNEVTLESCDNVGDNNVGEASSKAKKREHQKMRTWNKLWEQFRMLL
- the LOC126694210 gene encoding probable disease resistance RPP8-like protein 4 isoform X11 encodes the protein MAEAAISALTEKLISLLSEEATLLQDIHEEVADIKDELESIQSFLKDADARAAAEEDMSEGVKTWVKQVKEVAFHMDVFMDEYLLEMAQHHPHRLQGFSWFLHKSARLFSMLKPHHETATKIQKIKASVQKIKARSERYGFQSTGQGSSSGTQNVRWQDPRKDSLYLEDTDVVGIESSRNELIGWLVEGQPHRIVISVVGMGGLGKTTLAKKIYDHQMVRGHFECYAWISVSQSYNIQDLLRSIIKQFREARNELPMPGIDTMDEQSLVNNQVLLNNVNTNLANAKLVYACEWNPNPIEALQHNLQANSDVADRVCLGLIPTSEGSWVTAVSIKGDCTWKAGVVDSEHIFHKGIQTLGRSGLLAKKAKPRAKELKNKPIPNYDKLVELYGKDRATGEQSEIASEMRQWWATSIGEGSMENIEDIDHLVAQNEVTLESCDNVGDNNVGEASSKAKKREHQKMRTWNKLWEQFRMLL
- the LOC126694210 gene encoding probable disease resistance RPP8-like protein 4 isoform X9 — protein: MAEAAISALTEKLISLLSEEATLLQDIHEEVADIKDELESIQSFLKDADARAAAEEDMSEGVKTWVKQVKEVAFHMDVFMDEYLLEMAQHHPHRLQGFSWFLHKSARLFSMLKPHHETATKIQKIKASVQKIKARSERYGFQSTGQGSSSGTQNVRWQDPRKDSLYLEDTDVVGIESSRNELIGWLVEGQPHRIVISVVGMGGLGKTTLAKKIYDHQMVRGHFECYAWISVSQSYNIQDLLRSIIKQFREARNELPMPGIDTMDEQSLVNNQVLLNNVNTNFLEDSTASLLHDFFHTSRCLSLTTSSQSIVSHAWVFLSEDVADRVCLGLIPTSEGSWVTAVSIKGDCTWKAGVVDSEHIFHKGIQTLGRSGLLAKKAKPRAKELKNKPIPNYDKLVELYGKDRATGEQSEIASEMRQWWATSIGEGSMENIEDIDHLVAQNEVTLESCDNVGDNNVGEASSKAKKREHQKMRTWNKLWEQFRMLL